In Rhipicephalus sanguineus isolate Rsan-2018 chromosome 1, BIME_Rsan_1.4, whole genome shotgun sequence, the DNA window CTGTGGCATAGTAAATGTTCTTGAAACTTGTTAAGCTCAGTCTTTACATGTTTTTGAATATAATGATGAGCACTTTTACCAATAATTAAACTAAACTACTACTAACTAGGCCCAAGCTGAGGTGATCAATATTCGTGACTTCACAGCAAGCTGGCGCAGAAGGTGGCATCACTACCCTTACTTTGTTTTCCACCTTTACTCTGGGTTGTAAAGCCTCCTTTTAGAGTTGGAGTACCTTTCCTTGTATTGCATAAGCATAGCTTACTAATAAAACTCGgcttatttttctctttagtaAAAGCTACTCACTTAACAATGAAGCTTTATGTTTGTAATAAACTTAAAAAAAAGGGCATTGGGCAAACTCAAAAGTGCACAGTAAAAATTAATTTGTGGACAGCCCTGAGTACAATCCTGCAACTTCATGTGGACTCGCTGTGACGTTACAGTACCTAACAAAAATATGTTTTTGTTTtcagaaaacaaaaagagaataAGTAAGTAATGCCAACAATTCATCCAGTTTTGTGTTCAAAAGCAACACAGAAGCTAGTAGAGACCCCAAAACGTAAGGCACTGTGGTAATGTCGACCACCCAGCATTCTCTAAAATACACCTCAAACAAAGTTAAcgagcatatttatttttgccacCATTGGGATGCTGCTGCCAGTGTCAGAAACTGAACCAGTAGCCTAGTGCTCAGCAGCAGAATTCCCTCAACATCGAGTCAGGGTAACAGTAAGGCAAGATGGACGACTAGCAGCTGAGGGGTCAAATGCCAAGTGCACAGAGATCTATCCCAACCAGGGACTAGACAGCACATTGCTAAATGCTTGGTGACAATGAAACGTGTTAGCCATTACAATTACCAGTACCCGTAAAATTTTAATAAAAAAAGACAACTGTCTTCTTCGACTGACATATCTAAGACCTCTTTGTCCAGTTTAGTAAAGCCATTAAATTGAAGAAGTTCATTACTTTCTTGAAATGAACAGACACTTAAAGAAAAAGGAGATAAAAAAgtcagagctgcatacatcactaAGGGATTGCAAAAAAACAGTTCCACTGTTGCTGCTGACTGATACAGAGAACTTTACTTCGAGTCAATGGGACATACTTTtggcaccacacacacacacacagagagagagagaaatactcGCATGCACCGAGGCCTGCTCCAATGGCCACttggggcgttttttttttttttttttcaacttcagcAGTACACATGAAGTTCCACTATTGTCTCCACAAAGTGTCCAGACAAATACCCACAAATATTACTGCATCAGGCTTATTTTGTTGCATACAAGTGAAAAGAAAATCATCACTGCTGTGCATGCAGCAATGAAAAGCAAatttcccttcaagtgcagcggtatgcacattttttttttataaatgtaTAGCATAAAGTACAGCATTACATGTTCTGACCATAAGGCTTCTTTATCTTTTCTATGTACTACTCACTTTTTATTAAAAAAACTGCCTGTGAGTACAGTGCACAGGGTGTTCTTGCAGAACTGTTAAATGAGATAGGCTCGCTTTACCACAACTAAAGTTGACGATGACTAAAGCCTCATGTCCTACTTTTACACAAATAATATTACAgacatttttttaattataaagCACCAACAATTAAAAAAATCACTCATGTGACGGAACGGCAGCAGTACCAATCAACGTCGGTTGAAAACGTTCGTTTGTACTGCTTTTATGGTCCAACTAATTAAAAGACTAAAAGCCTGAGTTGACCAAGGGGCTTTTGCACTCGTGCTGCAACGCTGCTGGTTCTAAAGAAGAAAGCCTGTCCCCGCACCAAAACGCAACCGATATGAGAAAAAAGAACATGCCAGTCTTGTGCTTACATCTTTGTCATTTGCAGTTTTATGTGAGAGCCATAAAAAGAGTAACATACGCCGTTGATAAAAGCTTTATGACCGAAATGCGTTCGTCCTGAACCAGCACGTGCTGTAAACGAAAAATTCAATGCACCTGTCCCACTTtagagcaaaataaaaataaatcaggCCGTCACTTATTCCACGCAGTTGACAAATTGAAAAAGAACACATTCAATCACTTCACGCGAACCGTTCTGCGACGCCATACACAAAATAATTGGTCTTGTCGTCATAACTTGCTCAATTCAATATCACTCGAGCATTCCGTAATCAACTACCAGCATGTCATAAATTTGGTAAGAAACAAAAGAGAAACCACCGTTATTGCAACGACGAACGCGGGCACCGGTACACCCTTGCATTAGTTCCATGATTCAACCTATGTACCGCTCTACCGTGCACAAATatgaaaacaaaacagaaaacagcGATACACACAAGACGCGTAAGCGCGGCACATCCATCAGTGCCGTGTTTATCACACGGTGCTATGACAGCGTTCCTCCGAGTGTGACAACGGTGTGACGTCAGGTATTCCCCAAATGCAGGTGCGCGGAAGGTGTGATTAGGCTACGGCTGGGATCTTCGTCTATGGCCGACCACTGGCTTCTGTTTATGTCGCACCCATATTGTGTCGTTTCGCCGTATTTGGGAAGGGGTTTTATTTACATTATTTAACACGCTTTGGATATAAATTTACAATATTTCTCAACGTAAAACTGTTTCAACGCGTAATGTTCTTTAACAAATCATGCTTGTGATAGCCTTCTCTCATTTTTATAGCAGCTTACAACGGGGGAACTATTTCTTTAGGCGCCCGTGGCTCATGTGGCGCAAGGTGCACAGGCCTCGTTCCAAAACAAAGAttgagcgtgtttgtgtgcgtcCAGCACGAAGTGTGCTCGCTGTGCTCTCCGGCTTCATTGAGGCCTCGCCTAGGACCGTGGACGAGTCGCAGCGAGCACGTACCATGCCAAGGAATGGAAACATCCTCGTTGTGGAGAGTGTCGTCTCGCCGGAGGGGTCAAATGTGATGGGCAAAGCGGCCGATGTCGAAGAAGACCTGGCGTCGGCCATCAAAGAGAACCTCAAACTCAAGTCGCACCAACAGCCGTGCCACGTTTGTGGTCAACAGCGTCATCCCCGGTACTCCCCGTATTTTGTGCCTCGTCGGTCGGAAAGCAGTGGCGCGTTGTCTGCCGTGGCGAAAGATGGAACACGGAAGACCTGCGCTGCCGGCCATCACCACCAGCCGGAGGATCCCGACAAGGACCCCTACGAACTTTTGCAGGAACTCCTTCAGCAGGGAACGCTCATACAAGAAGCCGTGCGGAGGCTCCAGGGAAACGTGGTGGGCAAGAAAAAGACTCCTCACTCTTTAGACAGCTCGTCGAGGGACTCGTTTTCATTTTAGGTTCGCATAAAAATGCAAGTTTTGCATCACATCACGGACTTTAGCAATTTCTTCCTGCCCATCATGACAAACGCTGAACGCGTGTGGCCGGCTGGCTCAAAACGTTTTACCCATGTGCGCGTCTCAGTGCGTTCCTCAGCCCCTGTTCGTCTATAAGCGACAGGCTTTCGAGTTGTTTGGTCCCCGCGTGTGCTGTGCGATCGGGTAAGGCCTCGTGTCTCAAATAAATCGGGACTTGGTTCCGTGTTCTCCGTGTAAAGTGTGTTTGACATTGTGTGTGTCGGCCCGTTTCGTTGATCCTTGGGCCAGATGTGTGGCACGTACGCCGCGTCATTTGCCTTAAAGTAGGCTCTGCGATGCCTACAGCGTCCATACCGGAAAATTCCATTTTGAGGAGAGTCGGTTGAACGGGAAGGACGCGGTGGTGCGGTGCTGCAATCGCGACTAGACACCGCCGGGACGCCGCAGTGAAACGCAAGGCTTTGCCATAGATTTTGCCCTTAAAGTGCTGTCTCGTCACAGACCGATACAGTGTACAGATTTTGCTGCTGTAAAACAGCAGTTGGTGTTGAAATCACTGCCAAGCGGTATTTCCTTTCCGTGCAAACTTGTAGTCCATTGCCGTGCATACGTCGCTCGCTACCCACAACCACCACTACTTCCTTCTAAATCGGTTGAAATTTGATCGCCAGGTTGGATTTTTAACATATGGTCAAAAACGTAGGTAGAATGATTAATATAAATTAAATGGAGCAGACGGCTGGCgttcttgtttatttttctgGCATACAAACGCTTCCAACCAATCTCAACATTTTGCCACAATGTCACGTGACTGGTTTGGCGAATCTCCTTGCGTCATTTCACTTCCCTCCGTTGCTGTGCGTTAGGCCTATTCAGTGTTTTGGCTGGTGCGTCTTGCTACGTCTGCCGCTGCCTGCTATTGCGAAACTAGGTTCCAAAATGTGCTTTGCGCTGGATGTAGACAACAAGAACTGCTAGTCATGGCGTTACCTATTTGAAGCCTATTTGGTTAGTTTCATGATCAGTACGAAATACTTGTGTCAAGCGCCTGGTTCTCTCGTTTGTTTGGGGTAAGTAGTTTGGTTGCATATTTACT includes these proteins:
- the LOC119407294 gene encoding uncharacterized protein LOC119407294, with amino-acid sequence MWRKVHRPRSKTKIERVCVRPARSVLAVLSGFIEASPRTVDESQRARTMPRNGNILVVESVVSPEGSNVMGKAADVEEDLASAIKENLKLKSHQQPCHVCGQQRHPRYSPYFVPRRSESSGALSAVAKDGTRKTCAAGHHHQPEDPDKDPYELLQELLQQGTLIQEAVRRLQGNVVGKKKTPHSLDSSSRDSFSF